In Solanum pennellii chromosome 3, SPENNV200, a single window of DNA contains:
- the LOC107012116 gene encoding mitogen-activated protein kinase kinase 9, producing the protein MALVRDRRHLNLRLPLPEPSERRPRFPLPLPPSSVPTINSTASTTTATNTTTTTTASTTTISISELEKLKVLGHGNGGTVYKVRHKRTSAIYALKVVHGDSDPEIRRQILREISILRRTESPYVIKCHGVIDMPGGDIGILMEYMNAGTLENLLKSQLTFSELCLARIAKQVLGGLDYLHSHKIIHRDLKPSNLLVNREMEVKIADFGVSKIMGRTLDPCNSYVGTCAYMSPERFDPDTYGGNYNGYAADIWSLGLTLMELYMGHFPFLPPGQRPDWATLMCAICFGEPPSLPENTSEKFNDFMKCCLQKESSKRWSAHQLLQHPFIQSIDLKST; encoded by the coding sequence ATGGCCTTAGTTCGTGATCGCCGACACCTAAATCTCCGTCTTCCCTTACCGGAACCCTCCGAACGACGTCCTCGTTTTCCCTTACCTCTCCCTCCATCTTCCGTACCCACCATCAACTCTACCGCCAGCACCACCACTGCTACAAATACTACGACGACGACCACGGCTTCTACTACCACTATCTCCATTTCGGAACTTGAAAAGCTTAAGGTTCTCGGTCATGGAAACGGTGGAACTGTGTATAAAGTCCGTCATAAGCGGACCTCCGCGATCTACGCTCTGAAAGTTGTTCACGGTGATAGTGACCCAGAGATTCGCCGTCAGATCCTCCGGGAAATCTCAATTCTTCGTCGGACGGAATCTCCTTACGTTATCAAGTGTCATGGAGTTATTGATATGCCCGGCGGGGATATCGGTATTCTTATGGAGTATATGAACGCCGGTACATTAGAAAATCTACTTAAATCACAATTAACTTTCTCCGAACTCTGTTTAGCGAGAATCGCTAAGCAAGTGCTTGGTGGATTAGACTATTTGCATAGTCACAAAATCATTCACAGAGATCTAAAACCTTCGAACCTTTTAGTGAATCGTGAGATGGAAGTGAAAATCGCTGATTTCGGAGTGAGCAAAATCATGGGAAGGACTTTGGATCCTTGCAATTCATACGTTGGAACTTGTGCGTATATGAGCCCAGAAAGGTTTGATCCAGACACTTATGGAGGTAACTACAACGGTTACGCAGCTGATATATGGAGCTTAGGTCTCACTTTAATGGAACTGTATATGGGCCACTTTCCGTTCCTGCCGCCGGGTCAGCGACCGGATTGGGCTACTCTGATGTGCGCGATATGCTTCGGTGAACCACCAAGTTTGCCGGAAAATACGTCGGAaaaatttaatgatttcatGAAGTGTTGCTTACAGAAAGAGTCCAGTAAGAGATGGAGCGCTCATCAACTTTTGCAACATCCGTTTATACAGAGTATCGATTTGAAATCCacctaa